The genome window TGGCGGGATCCCAGCCCATGTCCTTGTTGACCGCGAGCGCCTGCGCCGCGAAGGCTTCGTTCGCCTCGACGAGATCGAGGTCGGCGACTTTCCAGCCGGCCTTCTCCAGCGCTTTGCGCGACGCGGGGATCGGCCCGGAGCCCATCACCGACGGATCGACGCCGGCGGTCGCCCAGGAGGCGATGCGCGCCAGCGGCGTCAGGCCGCGCTTCTTCGCTTCTTCGGCGCTCATCACGATGAGCGCCGCGGCGCCGTCGTTGAGGCCGGAGGCGTTCGCCGCCGTCACCGTGCCGTCCTTGGCGAAGGCCGGGCGCAGCTTGCCGACGCCCTCCATCGTCACGCCATGCTTGATATATTCGTCCGAGTCGACGACGACGTCGCCCTTCTTGGTCGAGATCGTATAGGGGACGATTTCGTCCTTGAACTTGCCGGCCTTCTGCGCCGCCTCGGCCTTGTTCTGCGACTTGACGGCGAATTCGTCCTGCTGCTCGCGGGTGATCTGCCACTGTCGGGCGACGTTCTCGGCGGTGACGCCCATGTGATAATTGTTGAAGGCGTCGGTGAGCCCGTCAATGATCATGGTGTCGACGAATTTGACGTCGCCCATCTTGGTGCCCGTGCGCAGCTGCGACGCATGCGGCGCGAGCGACATCGACTCCTGACCGCCGGCGACGATGATGCTGGCGTCGCCCGCCTGGATCTGCTGGGCGGCGAGCGCCACGGCGCGCAGGCCCGAGCCGCAGACCTGATTAATCCCGAAGGCCGTGGCGCTGTCCGGAACGCCGGCCTTGATCGCCGCCTGACGCGCCGGATTCTGGCCCTGCGCGGAGTCGAGCACCTGTCCGAGAATGACCTCGTTGACCTCATTGGCCTGGATGTTGGCGCGCTCGAGAGCGGCCTTGATGGCGACGGCGCCGAGCTCGTGGGCCGGAACCGCTCCAAAGGCTCCGTTGAACGATCCGACGGCGGTGCGCGCCGCGGAAACGATCACGATATCGGTCATCTGTCGCTCTCCTTGCAAAATAGTCCAACCGCCCGACCGCCTTAGCCGGTCAGGGGGCGAAATGTTGGTCCTTTCGCGCTTGCGGTGGGCAAGCCGCGGCCCGTTTTGCACGGAATCGAGCGGTAGCGAAAGGCTTTCGGCATGAAAATATTGCCGCAGGCGCCAATTTGCGCGTATCGTCCGACGCTAGAGGACTGTTTTTAGGCGGGCGGCGGCCGTGCGGCGAGGGAGCGTGTCAGGCGTATGGCGACTGAGAAAAAACCCACCACGATCAAGAAATACGCCAATCGTCGGCTCTATGACACCGGAACGAGCACATATGTGACGCTTGAGGACCTTGCCGGGATGGTGAAGCGCGGCGAGGATTTCGTCGTGTGCGATGCAAAAACCGGCGATGACATCACGCGCCCGGTGCTGGCCCAGATCATCTTCGAGCAGGAGGGCAAGGAGGGCCAGAGCCTGCTGCCGATCGCCTTCCTGCGCCAGCTCATCCGCTTCTACGGCGACTCTATGCAGATGCTGGTGCCGAGCTATCTCGAATTCTCGATCGACAAGCTGACGAAAGAGCAGCAAAGATTCCGCGACCAATTCACCTCGGCGCTCGGCGTCGGGGGCGCGCCGTTCGCCGAGCCGACGCGCGCCGCTTTTCAGTCGCTCGAAGAGCAGGCGCGCAAGAACATGGCCGTGTTCCGCCAGGCGCTGACCATGTTCAATCCCTTCGGCGTGCCGACGGAAGGCATGATGACCACGGCCCCGTCGCTCGACGAGCATGAGGCCGGCGGCGCCAGCAAGGAAGCCGGCGACGTCGCCGACCTGAAGCGCCAGCTCGACGAGCTGAACAAGCGCATCGATAATCTGTCGAAGGGGTGAGGCGGCGTGCGAGGCGGTCAGTGAAAAAAGAGCTTCAGCACCACCGCCAACAGGAGCGCGATGACGAAGCCCACCATCCAGCGCAAAACAGCCAGTTCGCTTTCGATTTTGGAAAAGCGGTTTTCATGCATTGTGATGGCTTCCAAAAGCGACCCGCGCTTGCACGAATGGCCGTCGCTTGATGCAGTGAGAGCCGCGATCGTGGCCGAGGCAAAAAGCATCTATCCATAGCATCCTGTGTTAGAGGCGGCGATATGCTATACATGATACAAAGCATGATGCTTAATGTAATTTATATTACCTTGTCAATGTTGATTATATTTGCGATCTTAGCTATACTTTTTAAGTATTTCGGCAATATTAGTTTAAATGTCGAACTTCCTGATGATTATGGTCGCCACTTAGGACTACCGCGCTGGCCGTATGTTGAGGATGATGATTGCGATGACAATAATAGTACAGTTGACAACGATGAGAATGTCGGCTTATTTGTAGGTTTCTGTCGGAACCTTTTTTTCATAAGTGTGCTATCCATAGCACTTTTGCTATTAATATTTGCTGTAGCCGCTCTTGGAATTTTGGGGATTATTGTTTTGAACGGCATCAATGCAAATAAATATATTATGTGTGTTGTGTTTATAATAACAGGTATCGCGCTATATGGAGCGCGGACCAAATATCCATTTTTATATGGAGGCGTGGAGGTCATGGTTGGTGTAGCTGCTATATTTTATACAACGATATTTTCTACTATTGCATCGGCAAATTCGACATCATCACCGTTGCTATTATCGGTGTCTGCAGGTATGTATATTATAGTACGAGGGCTGGATAATATGAACAAATCAGTCCCGCCACCTCTCGAAAGGGCTTGGACAACATTGCGTTGGAATGTGCCGCGATAAAATTTCGAGAAGTCGAATTAGGAAACTACCCGCTTGGTCACGTATTAAACCTGAAATGCATCACGTCGCCGTCGGCGACCACATATTCCTTGCCTTCCAGCCTTAAGCGCCCGGCGTCGCGCGCGCCCGCCTCGCCCTTGTTCGACACATAATCGCCATAGGCGATCGTCTCGGCGCGAATGAAGCCTTTCTCGAAGTCCGTGTGGATCACGCCCGCCGCGGCCGGCGCGCGCACGCCTTTCTCGATGGTCCAGGCGCGCGCCTCCTTCGGGCCGACGGTGAAATAGGTGATGAGATGCAGAAGGTCGTAGCCGGCGCGGATGACGCGATTGAGCCCGGGCTCGGCGAGGCCGACCGCTTCGAGATAATCCTTCTGCTCGGCGGCCGGCAGCACCGCGATCTCGCTTTCGATTTTCGCGGAGACGACCACCGCGGCCGCGCCTTCCTCGGCGGCGCGAACAGCGACTTTCGCCGATTGGGCGTTGCCTTCGGACGCCGACGCTTCTTCGACATTGCAGACATAAAGCACGGGCTTCGACGAGAGGAGCCCGAGACCGGCGAAGGCGGCGCGTTCCTCCGCGCTCACCTTGGCGAGACGCGCGGGCTTGCCCTCGCGCAGCAGGACAAGGCAGCGGTTCATCAGATCGGCGAGTTCCTTCGCCTCCTTGTCGCCGCCCTTGGCCTTCTTCTCCATGGCGACGACGCGCTTTTCG of Methylocystis sp. SC2 contains these proteins:
- a CDS encoding acetyl-CoA C-acetyltransferase — encoded protein: MTDIVIVSAARTAVGSFNGAFGAVPAHELGAVAIKAALERANIQANEVNEVILGQVLDSAQGQNPARQAAIKAGVPDSATAFGINQVCGSGLRAVALAAQQIQAGDASIIVAGGQESMSLAPHASQLRTGTKMGDVKFVDTMIIDGLTDAFNNYHMGVTAENVARQWQITREQQDEFAVKSQNKAEAAQKAGKFKDEIVPYTISTKKGDVVVDSDEYIKHGVTMEGVGKLRPAFAKDGTVTAANASGLNDGAAALIVMSAEEAKKRGLTPLARIASWATAGVDPSVMGSGPIPASRKALEKAGWKVADLDLVEANEAFAAQALAVNKDMGWDPAIVNVNGGAIAIGHPIGASGARVLTTLLHEMARRGSKKGLATLCIGGGMGIALTVER
- the phaR gene encoding polyhydroxyalkanoate synthesis repressor PhaR, which codes for MATEKKPTTIKKYANRRLYDTGTSTYVTLEDLAGMVKRGEDFVVCDAKTGDDITRPVLAQIIFEQEGKEGQSLLPIAFLRQLIRFYGDSMQMLVPSYLEFSIDKLTKEQQRFRDQFTSALGVGGAPFAEPTRAAFQSLEEQARKNMAVFRQALTMFNPFGVPTEGMMTTAPSLDEHEAGGASKEAGDVADLKRQLDELNKRIDNLSKG
- the ychF gene encoding redox-regulated ATPase YchF, with product MGFKCGIVGLPNVGKSTLFNALTQTAAAQAANYPFCTIEPNVGEVAVPDPRLEELARIAGSKEIIPTRLTFVDIAGLVRGASKGEGLGNQFLANIRECDAIAHVVRCFEDGDVTHVEGGVDPIRDIETIETELMLADLDSLEKRVVAMEKKAKGGDKEAKELADLMNRCLVLLREGKPARLAKVSAEERAAFAGLGLLSSKPVLYVCNVEEASASEGNAQSAKVAVRAAEEGAAAVVVSAKIESEIAVLPAAEQKDYLEAVGLAEPGLNRVIRAGYDLLHLITYFTVGPKEARAWTIEKGVRAPAAAGVIHTDFEKGFIRAETIAYGDYVSNKGEAGARDAGRLRLEGKEYVVADGDVMHFRFNT